From the Atribacteraceae bacterium genome, the window TCCCCCACTTCGGGCATTCGATCGATTTTCAGGACCATATCGATGTTCAGGCTACCGACCACCAGCATTTTCGGTTTAGGCATCGACCGATAATCCTCCTATTCAGGGTTAAATAGCGTCTCCCGTCCAGTTTACTCCACCCTATTTCATTTTCATAGCCCCCACCATCATTCACTTTCCAATGCTCTTTCTTTTGGATACAATAATGGACACCGAATGAGCCGGTGATTCTGTAGGAGGTGAGGACATGATACCAGTAAAGACTGCTCTGGTGAGCGTTTCCGATAAACAGGGGCTGGACGTTCTAGTGCGTTTCCTTTCCAAGCGGGGCATCAAGCTTCTGGCGACTGGGGGAACCGCCCGGTACATCAGGAACCTTGGCTTGGCGGTCGAAGAAGTCTCGGAAGTTACCGGGTTTCCGGAAATTCTGGGAGGTCGGGTCAAAACTCTTCATCCGGTGATCGCCGGTGGGATTCTGTGTCGCCGGGACCTGGAGTCCGACCGGAGGGATCTGCTGCGGGAAGGAATCTCCCCAATCGACCTGGTGATTTGCAATCTCTATCCTTTCGAAAATATGATCGAGCGCGGTGAGTTTTCTCTGAAGAAAGTGATTGAAGAAATCGATATCGGGGGAATCACCCTCCTCCGAGCTTCCGCAAAGAACTTTCATTATGTCGTCATTTCTTCCTCCCCCGATCAATATCCCGAACTCATCGAACTTATGGAGCGTCATAACGGATCGTTTCCGGAGAACCGTTCTCTGGAATGGGCGATTGAAGCTTTTCAGCACAGCGCTCAGTATGACGCGTTGATCGCCGGCTACTTGTCCCGAATCGGAGGGATCCCTGAGAAGGTTTTCCCATCCCTGGTTCCGATTATACTTCAGAGAAAGGAAGTCCTTCGTTATGGCGAGAACCCCCACCAGCAGGGGGCCTATTACCGTGACCTGTCCTTCGACGGTGTCGGATTCATGAACCAGATGGAACAGTTGGGCGGCAAAGAGCTATCGTTTAATAATTATTACGATACTCAAGCCGCTTTTTCCCTGGTTCGGGAATTCACTTCACCGGCGGTCGTCGTGGTCAAGCACAACAACCCCTGTGGTGTGTCTGTCGATGCAGCACTATCCAAAGCTGCGGAAAA encodes:
- the purH gene encoding bifunctional phosphoribosylaminoimidazolecarboxamide formyltransferase/IMP cyclohydrolase, encoding MIPVKTALVSVSDKQGLDVLVRFLSKRGIKLLATGGTARYIRNLGLAVEEVSEVTGFPEILGGRVKTLHPVIAGGILCRRDLESDRRDLLREGISPIDLVICNLYPFENMIERGEFSLKKVIEEIDIGGITLLRASAKNFHYVVISSSPDQYPELIELMERHNGSFPENRSLEWAIEAFQHSAQYDALIAGYLSRIGGIPEKVFPSLVPIILQRKEVLRYGENPHQQGAYYRDLSFDGVGFMNQMEQLGGKELSFNNYYDTQAAFSLVREFTSPAVVVVKHNNPCGVSVDAALSKAAEKALAGDPVSAFGGVVAFNRTVDRNSALVFGDLFLEVVVAPAYDQDALQFFSAKKNLRILQAPLSAPARYDLKKVDGGFLLQDNDRLSYDEKALRVVTDVQPGPSEMEDLLFAWQVSRFVKSNAIVLAQDQATIGIGAGQMSRIDSLRIAIMKASLRLKNAVLASDAFFPFPDVVEEAGKAGIRAIIQPGGSIKDQDSIDACNRLGISMIFTGIRHFRH